From the Glycine max cultivar Williams 82 chromosome 11, Glycine_max_v4.0, whole genome shotgun sequence genome, the window aaatatgattaCACGTGAAATGATTCATATTCTGCGGTCTTAACGGTGAGGTATTCCAAGATTCAACAAATGAGATAGATATCTTGATTGTACAATTGATTATTCTAGTGGGAAATCTCAATCATTTGAGTTGGGATTGAATGAATCTCttagtaattaattaaggtGAACTAATATAAATTCATTTGAGCAATCTTTTATAAACATAAACTCTATGATTCTTGTGTATttatctacttttttttatttaatttatttttcttgaattgaATTAATCATATGGTGGAGTGTGGGTGATTTGGCTAGGGGGATGATACAAGTTCGGTGAGTTGCGGTGTAGGGTTCAAGGGTTATGGTTATTGTTTGGAACCAAGGATTCAATTTTGATGGGGAAAATGGTTGTAGCAGGAAAGGTTACATGTGGAAGGCAAATTGTTTTtcaaacattttcttttatcattttatattctatttagaataaattatattaatcagcTTGAGGTTTTGTGGTTTTACACAagcatctctttttttttttaaaccattACAATAACATCCTTAATAGGGAATAAGAAAGTTTAAGTtagagataaattatttttgaaacatttccttttattattttatattttatttagagtaaattacattaattaccCTTAAGGTTTTATGATTTTACACAaacacttcttattttttttaaccattacaATAATCTCCTTAATAGAGAATGATAATGTAATATATAAAGGGATGTGATGTAGTATTTTCAAACATTAAGAGTCTTCTAGTGTAAGATATAAGGAAGTCTGATtgtaatattttcaaacataaaGGAAAGTTgatgtaagaataaaaaaaagtaatattatatgtaattaaaaaaaatgcaagagaaTGCAAGcgtaatttgttattttatttatgttattttaaaacattttcacaCTCCACATTTCCAAGTAATAAAACACATCATAACGTCAGATTATCATTTTCATAACTTATTTGATGGGCAGGTAATACTCACGTttgcataattaaaaaaataagaaaaatctatcTTGAGAGATTATAATAATAAGAGGATCAAAGTGCAATTAAACCTTTTGTGTCACTCCATAAGCTACACTAACGCATAGGAATCACATTTATGTTAGTTCATCATGCTATtatcaatttaacaaaaaagttaactattaatacaaatttataaaattaaatcaataaagaaactaaatttatataaaaaaaatcaaaaattaaaattcacaaaataaaaaagaacacttaattatatttttagtttttgaaatcagaatgcctatttttttaatcctccaaataaataataataatttttaaaaattgatttttttaaatttctgtcAGAATttgagaactaaaaaaaatacaaattttcatttaaagacTATAAAAAAGACATCCTAATTGTACTAACTAAAAACATTAAGAGAAAAAAGCAGCCTTAAACTTACCACCCCCAATATTTCGGCTAatttacaaatctattttttttaaaatatttatcattctaGGCCGGTCAAAAAACTACTTACCAATATGAAGATTTTTGCCACGTTGAacacttgtaagttgtaacgCCAGTAAAAAATGCTCCTTTAAGTGGCGCAAGAATGTCTAATGTCATCTATTAAGGTTTCTTGTCAAACTTGGTGGTGtagactaaaaataatatttttaaactataaaaattaaaagaaaattaaaatgtaaaaggactaaaaaactactttcaaattataaagaataaaaaggtaagaatcatgaaactataggaaccaaataaataatttaacctaaaaataacaacatatacaaataggaaaataaaaaaataaaaaatctttacgGTGCTTTCCACTTTCATCTAATCAATTTTGCCCATTTATTTCACTTCTACATGATGTGTCACCAACCAACATAAGTTACCCAATTATAACTTCTCATCACTTTAAATTACCAATTGTAACTTCTCATCactttaaattgaaaaactgcactcatattttttattcacattATCTATAAACATAATTGCACTTCTTCTCAAAGCTATCATTTAATTATGGTTGTTTCTAGTTTTCTTCTCTACCGaatcatatttatgttttttttttctattattttaatcttgttCCATTTTATATCCTTTCTACAATTTTGATCAAAGAAGCTTTCTTCTATGacaataattttgataaataacacatttttcctCCTATGATCCTTCTTCTATGGTCCTCCTCCTCatcattttatgtattttttaattttttgatttcAACTCATTTTTACACATCTTTCTATTCTTATTTCCATTGTTCGTTACCAAATActgctttaattaatttaacaagtCTTTCATGAAATATGTTGTTAGAAACTGTGATTATCAACAGAAAGACAATTAATGAAAGAAGAGaggaagaatatttttttttcaaaatcaaaattattatgtttttcctataataaatcaattattattatttttagttgtgttattcaatttatttttaatttttcatataaaaaatgtcatttattgaacataattcagaaattataactaaaaattattataatatattaatttttgacataataacataataaaaatgcagagaaatatatacatgtagtaattaagaaaataaaaacaattatgaaGCCTTAAACTTATCATCCCCATATTCCTTATAGCAGTGGAGAGAGGGGCACTCACTCACACCCACAATAGTCGGGGACAGCTTCAAAGTGCAAGGTTGCAAGCACCTCCACCTTCTTACTGTTGTTCTCTTCTCCTCATtcatattttccatttttatttttctaataaaacaaaacaacataagCACCGTTCTTTTCTCTCTGAAATTCCCATATTCATCACTTCTGAGCTCTGGACGAGATCCCTCTCTCTCCCATTCCAGATCTCGCCATCAGATTCACCCTTTCATTTTAAGCAAAGTCATAACTTGAAGAAGGTTCATGGCTGCTCCACCGGCAAGGGCTCGTGCCGATTACGATTATCTCATAAAGCTTCTCTTGATCGGTGACAGcggtaaagttttttttttttttttctctctctctctcttaattaatttgttggcaaaaaaaaatgtttttaagataaaaacaaGGGGAAAAAATTGTGATTTAAGAATGGGGCTATTTTTCTGTGtaattgataaatgatggatTTCACTAGGGGTTCCCTTCTTGTAATTTcaccatttttatttatttatctatcacGAATCGTTGAGTTTGGAGTTCGTGACAAATGCacatctagtttttttttttgaaatgggGTTTGTTCTAAATCGTGAGAGGTTTGATCTTTTCATGATCTGGTTTGAGTCTGCGTTTGAATCATTGCTTCTGTTGTTGTGACGCTAATTTTGGTGTCAAGAGGTTGAATTGCAAATTGGTGCTGATCTGTGTGGTTATCGTTTAAAATTAACCTTCTCTTTGGATCCATTAATCATTTGTTTAATTCAAAGTATTTGCTTCCCAAAATACGACTTAGGCGGCCTAGTTTATTCTACCGGTTATTCTTGTGTTATCGATaccttcaatttcatttttccctTAAAAAATTAGAGTAAACAGTGTATGCACTGACGGTGTAAAGGATTTTTACCATCCAATTACTATCTTAAAAGTTATACCAAGTTATCAGCGATGATTTCTGATTAGTTGATTGAGTAAAACTTTTAACACTAATAGTTCATATAAATTAATCTCAAAATTATGGCATTGGTTGATGCTCCAGGAAGGATTAGAAGTATTTTAATGGGCAACATAGTAATCACAGTGGAATAACTATGTTGCTTTTGTGTGAAACCTAGCTGTAAGTTAATCTCTTATGTTTTGTCTTTTTGCAGGTGTTGGAAAAAGTTGCCTCCTCCTGCGTTTCTCCGATGGGTCTTTCACCACTAGTTTCATCACAACTATAGGGTACGTTTTTACAATTTAGAATTAGGAGTAAATCTGCAGATTTTTGTTTGCCATAAGTTTCTCTCTCTAGCTTCACAAGGCCTACCTTCCTAATGCAGCATTGATTTTAAGATAAGAACCATTGAGCTTGATGGAAAACGGATCAAGCTCCAAATTTGGGATACTGCGGGGCAGGAGCGGTTTCGGACAATTACAACTGGTAAGGTTTATGATTCTTACAGGtattattatattgattttagtaTCATTGTATGTGACACATGGAAACTTGTTGCTTTACCAGTTGGCATCTGGTTTGTGGCACTTCCTGATGTAGGATTAAAAGATAGTGAAAAAAACAAGGGAGAAATAGTactgagaaaaatataaaattagagaaaagAGTGACAGGATAGAAAAGGGAAGTAACCAGTGAGAAACATCATAATTGTTACTCAGTATCTGATCTGATATGTTAGACTGTAATGTATAGGTAGTTTGCTGTTCAAGTTCGAAGATAATTCTAACTACTTAGGATATGGCAAAATTTGAAGCCCCTAAGTTATGTCCCAGCTGAAGCCTAAAATAGTCTCCTGATCCTTGTTTTTGATTGCCATTATACTACTGCAAACCTTGTAGAACTTATAGTTGAAAGAGTTTCTTGGAGGCATGGAGCAGCTTCCATGTAGATTTTTTACTCAAGTTAATTATTGAATGTTATTTATGTAAAGATACTAGAACTAGTGAGCCTATATTTAATTTACGTGAGATGAATATTATGGAGATTCCTTTAGGATATATTTGAGAGTTGGGTTTTGGAGGTGAAGGGAGGGGAgggcattttttaaaataaataaataagagttaTACAATGTTTATCCTGTGAAGAGGAGGTgagggagaaaaaaaaggatattgGAGGAAGTCGTCAAGGGAGATCTTAGGCTAAATAATATTCCTGGTTTTGAATTGTGCCGAATAACGTCGTGTGATCCATGTGGTCAACCCCGCCTAGTGGGATAAAGCTTTGTTTTGTTGTTAGAGTGATATAATGTTTATCCTAATATACCTGTAGTATTAATGTATCCAGCGTTAAACTTCAGAGGTATCCATCCTTTGCCATTGTTTCATTCATGTTACCCTAGAATTCTTGTatctttcattgtttttttgaaaaaatgtacaAGTGAGAGTATTTGTCATTTAAGTTTTTTGTGCTACATATCTTTTCCTAAAATCTCTTTTTTGGCAGCTTACTATCGCGGTGCTATGGGCATATTGCTAGTCTATGATGTTACAGATGAAGCATCATTTAATAGTAAAGTTCCCAGCTATtgcttaattttgaaatttgccAATCTGTTCACATTTCACAACTCTTCAAACTTTGAAGGCTTTTCCATCTGGAATATTCATCCAGCTTCTGCTAATTTCAGATATCAGGAATTGGATTCGCAATATTGAGCAACATGCTTCAGACAATGTTAACAAAATACTGGTGGGGAACAAAGCTGATATGGATGAAAGCAAAAGGGTAAACAACAAACTTTGCAATGTTCAATGaaactcatttttatattttcctcaCATCTTTCAAACACCAATTTGATTTGAACAACAGAGTTGCAGAGATAAGATCAAAGGGGCTTAAAAAACAATCATTACTGTCATCAAATGTTCTTCCATTATTGTTATGCAAGTTTTACTGATAGTTGATTTTCATCATTGAGGATGTTAGAGAAATTGTGTTACGGACTTGCTGCGAGTGAatgaaacatatttttgttgCCAGGTTGGGGAGGTTTGAAAGAGGGTTTAGTTTTGATTTGATGCCATCAATTGAAGTAGTAAACATCTGGGAGCCTCCTCTCTCTTATGTATGTATGCATGCATGTCAGGTTTGAAATGTTTCTGATTATAATATACCTTTGGCTTACTTTTAAggctgtgcctacgtccaaggGCCAAGCACTGGCTGACGAGTATGGGATCAAATTCTTTGAAACTGTAAGTGGTGTATAGTTGAAATAATCGAAACCCCTGAACTTTTATGTCATTATGCTCATGAAAAACACTATTGCAGAGTGCAAAGACAAATCTAAACGTGGAGGAAGTTTTCTTCTCAATAGCAAGAGATATAAAACAAAGGCTGGCTGACACTGACTCCAAGGCAGAGGTATCTGAACTTCCTCTCTTAATATTTtaagcattattattattattattattattattattattattattatcatatacCCAACTTTTCTTCCTAtttgtctctttattttttatagcatCATTTATCATATCTATTAATTTATCTGTCATTCTCTTCCTTCCAACCATACACCCCAAAAATGGGGTGTACTCTTAACATTTGCCAATTTCCATACTTTAATGTGTACTTAGTTTCCTCTCCCCAAAGCTCTCTTATCTGTCCCTCTCTCAAGTTGAATATCTCGTGATATTTTCATTGCAGCCTTCAACAATCAAAATCAACCAAGACCAGTCAGGAGGGGCTGGACAGGCTGCACAAAAATCGGCTTGTTGTGGTTGAGGACAAATGTTACAAATTGGAGGCAACATTCTTGTCCAAGAAcaagaaggaaagaagaaattaCGTGTTTAATGATCATGATGCTGACTTGTGCTTAACCTTGTCATTCTTTATAAATTTGTGTGATAAGTAGTGTTTGACTTTTTTTAACAAGTTACATTAAATCCAAAACTAAATGTGATTGTGGTGATTGCATGTCTAACTGCCCCTCACTTTCTTTGGTTGGGGAACGTGAGATCCATTgaatgttgattttttattttcctttgacTGTATAAATGCGATGGCTTGTGCTGGATTGGTACACATTTTGAAATTGGtacacattttgaaattttgttctGAATAGGCAACATGGTGAAAAATCTAAATACACCCtacttattttcttattttttttatctgtaaaaattaaagagaagtGTTATAGGATTTATAACAATTCATGAATCCCGTTCAATTAAGTGAGTTAGATTTTCTTGATACAATTGACATATTTAATTACTTGGCATAAagctgatataaaaaaaaataagtttaattatttatttagtacaatatatttttcttctttagtcCTTGTacttaaaaacataattgatttattaattcagttaattaaaataacatgctaataatttaaaagtcatattcAAATATTGCATGAGTTGAAACTCCTGTGCTAAAACTTGAAAGTGTCTCTTTAACCAacatgtatttaaaattaatgttgttatatataatattaaaatttttaatgtatatttaatgtatatgtaaatttacttgataaattgtgactattaattttgatctaataattaatttgtttacatatataaatttttataaaatctatgatttttatttaaaatttatgtatgttaaaaaatacattattagatcaaaattaattataataaaatcaaaatacaaattACCAATCTATATACGGATTATGTGTTACGAATTCGTTTACAGATTACATAAACTTACAAATTATGAATCCATAAATTTACCGTAAACTTAAAGATTATAAATCCATAAGTTTACAGATTATGCAATCTTACAAATTATAATACTCTTACAGATTACAAATCCATATCAATTTTATGGAaggataatattaaaattattcatcttGTGCTGGATGTACCAACAATTTGAGAGCACCAACAATTTGACTGATGCGCAAAGCAATAGCCAGCAAACGAACATTATTTGCACACCTTTCTTTCTATTGCCAACCTAAGAGGAACTATTAGATTTACTTGGATTTATCTTTGTATATttggagattaaaaaaaattacatgacaCATTGACACTTGACGATTCACGAGTTTAGTCGAGTGCCCCAAAATTAAGAAGTCTAGAAAGAAGTCTTGCTCGTTTGATTGCACAAGAACATTAGCTTTATCGATAATGTAATATAGATAATTCTGTCCACCAAAGCACCTATTAATACTATTGATTTGTACATAAGCTAACTTATAAAGCTTCGAATATTTTAAGCAAGGCATCCAAAGGAGCACATTACTGAAGGTTGCGGAGCCATATAAAAGACACAGGAAAATGGTAAAAATAGACATATCTTACTATGCACACTAGAATCTATCCCAAGTTACGTTTTCACAAAGGGTTGGGACTTATAGGTTAAGTTCTTCCTTTCCATAAATGCGTTGAAGCTCCCGTGTTGCTGCTTGAAATGATTCTGGATAAAGTTGACAggagataaaaaaattggataagtGACATACCAAACAAACGTAAATGTGTTCATGTGTGCAGTGGACAGAAGGATTTCATTACCTTTCCAGTTGCGAAATGCTTTCTGATTAATTGGTGCACCAAAAACtgtttgaattgtatcaaaCAACAAACTTTCGGGGGTACTCCTCAATTCCTGTACTATTTGATAAATAGTCTTCCCATTCTCAAaataaatgtgattgtttggatgttttgtTTTGCAGCCAGCATGTCTCTCAAACTCGTAAGCATTCAGAACCTGATAATGTAAACTATCAATCAGTCGTTGAGTAACTATCACAGATTTTAAGAAATATAGAAAAACCTAAATTACGGTTTGGTCAGGGTGTACACCAGTACCTTTGTATAGTTACATGACTGACACCCACAAAGATAACCAGAGCCTTTTATAATTCCTCGAAGTTCCTTCATCCATGCAGGAATATGAGTATAGCTTATTGAACAATGTTTCAAACAAAAGTAGTATTAGACAACAAAGGCCAAAATTTACCTCACGTGACACTGAGACATACTTCACAGGAACTCCATCAAGAATACCAGTAGATATCAAGCTTCTGACATTAGAAGGGAAGCTGTTTGGAGCTTCTTTCTTTGCTGTTTTGAGCTCTTGTTTATTCTTGGATACAGTTTCAGACTTAACTTTTGCTACCTGAAGTGTACTTGCAACTGCATCAGAACTTGACACATCCAACTCTTTCTCGTGGGCTGTTGTTGACACATGAACTGAAGATTGATTATATAATTGATCATACTCTGCAGCAGGCCTACCCACAGAGATAATATCCCTTTCATCTGGGaacccaccaaaagaaattatatttgtgTCCTCTTTATTATAGGATTCACTAATCGATACGATTGAGTCATCACCTTTGACAAAGGAGGCACCAAATGATCTGACATGTGCATCCCCTCTGCTGTAGGTGAGTCCCATTAAAGTGGCATCACGATCCTTGTCAAAGGCTTGCCCTATTGATGCAGACCTTGTCTCAACTTCCCTGTTATAGGCCTGATGTAGATCACCATTACTCTGCCTACCAAAATTATGTCCCTCCAGAGCCTGTACATCAACTTCCTTAACCTGATTTactttgactttttttattcCACCAAAATTTACACATGCTTCAGAATCTTCAATAGAATGAGATATAGACAAACCAAAAGATGCTTCATCTCCATATTGATTGGTGACCATCTTTGATCTCACATTAGAATCATCAGCCAAAACATAAGTATTCTTTTCAGTGAAATTGACAGGCCTGGTTTCAGACCCAAATAACCGGCCAATAAATTGGTTTGGGACTGAATGAAAATTGGGATTGTTCTCCCAGGGAGGaatatttacatttgaaaatccAGGACTAGATTTTTCATCTGCATCTTCTACGGCTTGTTTCTTGTTTGGAAAAAAATCTACTTCAGCAGCATCAACAAACCATTGATGAGGTCGTTTTGGTTCAATTTTGGTGGGATTATCAAATACTGTATCTCTGTCATTAATGTGTCCAGAACCCTTTACCATCCAAAATCCCTTGTTTTGCAAAGACTgcagaaaaaaaacaataaaaacttCAACTATGGTTCACATATAACTGTGCATCTTTAAAATAGTTGTCCTTTTCTATTTCACTCACTCAAAATGACACAGGATAGCGGAGGATAGTCACATTCTAATATTCTATATAAACAAGAGGGGAGGTATTAATTAAATAGGCTTGGACAATTCTCATCTCATGAACTAACTATTGGAATTGAGTTAAGTCCAACTCACATTCAAGAGATTGTGTTACACAACCAGGTATATTGCAATTTGCTGGAAATCTCATGGACTTAACACCAAGTCTATAATAAAGCAAATAAAAAGCAAACCTACTATGACTTGGCCTACAAGTTTGAGTTTCCtaactaattaagaaattcaTGCTTTCCAAGTAGCTCATTTAGAAGTTAGCTTTTGGCATAAGAACGTTTATCACGAGCTATTTTCCTAAAAGTCCTTATGCAAGTTATTTGCAAACATGGCCCTAATATACCAGTGATGTTCACATCTACTTACATGAAGGCTGTCATATACTAATTTGACTTTCCTAACGTGAGGGTCCACTTTAAAAGAAAAGGTGAAGGATCTCAACTATTGATGAGAAAATTCAGGGATTTGATTCTAAATCCGTAGTTTGTTATACATGTACATATATCTTATCATATTACCAACtgttaatcttttattttctagtCGACAATTAGATTCCTCGAGTGTCAACACTACCCCCAAttcccaaagaaaaaagaattaaaagcaTGATTAGCTCCTTAATTCCAATTTCCAatgagaaacaaacaaacacagcaCTGTCCTAGTACATTACAATCCAACGTGAACTTGACTACTTGTGAGAGGGATTCAGCCCTTACAAAGGCACAAAACGGACAACACAAAActtaagtgaaaagaaagagagtatTCAAGGCACAACCTAATCAATCAAGTGAAAGTTAACAATTATAAATACCATTTGCTCCAACTTTTTCAGGCGAAAATATTCCTGAAAAATTCGCAGAAAAGTTGTTGCTGACTGACTTCAAGTGATAAAAATGGTGCCTAACAACACCTGCAACAAGAGAAAAAACCCTCTCAACACTGTTCACAAACATAATTCAACCTCAACATCTAAACAACGAAGGAAAATGCAAACACAGCAAGTgaccaaagaaaataaaataaatatataagaatgAATGAATGTTCACATTTCATAGATATTATACTTTCAAATAATGATAATTACCACACAACGTATCAATCAAAggaattttcaacaaaaaagaaatcacAGAAActgaaaaagaatgaaattcaaGAAATGCCGCTATTCGAGCTCGGAAATTGGGAACAAGCGATTGATCACCTTGGCAAATGGTAATAATACTGAGTAATAGCATAGAAGCTTCTGGAAGATTTTACGATCCGTGCCCTTAGCGATAGCCGGAACCCTAACCGGACGATGTTTCCGACGCCGGTGAAAGCGTGACAGTTTTCAAAGAGAGTGCAGATTCATTCATATGATATGATAGGGTGTGTGAGGAGCACTAGATCTTTTCTAATCCAAGGAATTAAGATAGGATGAACTTATATTTGAGCACAACTCGCGGTTGGGTTACTCGATGGCGTACACGTGTatgatagaaaataaatcaGGACCGTTGCTCAGGTGGATTAACTTCTACGACATCTAATAGGTGAGGTGTAAGAGAGACTGCAGGGGGGACAAATTTTAAGATGTATTGGGGGAGATGGGAAATAAAGAAGAGAGTAatagagaagaaataaaattaatttttagattatttgatttgagaaaaatatatataaatttaagaaaaatattaaaatttcttctCACATTgataatagaattaaaaaaaaatgaaaattttgaataagtaaaagtatttttttattacattaaattgATTCTTAGATATAACTTtagaaatttatcaaaatttagtcAATTTAATCTATAATAAATCTATTCACGCACACACTTTATTAATGAAATTATCATATCATCcatacttatataaaaaataatttgaaattttatattactCTAATATTGTTTATAAATTCATtagtttttaactattttaaattttttaatttttttctgtcattatatgtatatttttggtcaataattattatatattttttgaattttgttctAAATGCTTGTGTATTTGGTTATCGGTAGACTCAATACCACCGAGGCCCATATGTTTTAAGATTTGGATCCTTTTTTGCATGTCTAAGCTACGGATGTCAATTTCAACTTGCAAAGGGTAATTTTGGTGGGGACTGTTCTATATGAGGTATGATAGACGGGGATTTTTTTTCCACCGGAATGGGGAAGATATAAACATTCTCCCGTGGCATGGTAGGGACGGAAATCACACCTCTTGcttcaaaaaaattacataattaccGTTAGggttacttttatatttttaatacccTTAATCACTTAAAACATACATAATATACaacactttttctttaatttacttttattaaaatttaaaattaatatttttttaaaatttcgagAACTGCAGTAACCTGTGGGGACGGGTATAGGAGAAAATAATCCCGCTAGATAAGGACCGAAGAAAAGTATTCgagtaggaaaaaaaatgatgggTAGACAAAGATAAGTGTGGgcaattctattttgtttttaatctcaCAGTTAATGGTATCTATCATAACAGA encodes:
- the LOC100775804 gene encoding Ras-related protein RABE1c-like (The RefSeq protein has 1 substitution compared to this genomic sequence); translation: MAAPPARARADYVYLIKLLLIGDSGVGKSCLLLRFSDGSFTTSFITTIGIDFKIRTIELDGKRIKLQIWDTAGQERFRTITTAYYRGAMGILLVYDVTDEASFNNIRNWIRNIEQHASDNVNKILVGNKADMDESKRAVPTSKGQALADEYGIKFFETSAKTNLNVEEVFFSIARDIKQRLADTDSKAEPSTIKINQDQSGGAGQAAQKSACCG
- the LOC100802229 gene encoding uncharacterized protein, translating into MSLQNKGFWMVKGSGHINDRDTVFDNPTKIEPKRPHQWFVDAAEVDFFPNKKQAVEDADEKSSPGFSNVNIPPWENNPNFHSVPNQFIGRLFGSETRPVNFTEKNTYVLADDSNVRSKMVTNQYGDEASFGLSISHSIEDSEACVNFGGIKKVKVNQVKEVDVQALEGHNFGRQSNGDLHQAYNREVETRSASIGQAFDKDRDATLMGLTYSRGDAHVRSFGASFVKGDDSIVSISESYNKEDTNIISFGGFPDERDIISVGRPAAEYDQLYNQSSVHVSTTAHEKELDVSSSDAVASTLQVAKVKSETVSKNKQELKTAKKEAPNSFPSNVRSLISTGILDGVPVKYVSVSREELRGIIKGSGYLCGCQSCNYTKVLNAYEFERHAGCKTKHPNNHIYFENGKTIYQIVQELRSTPESLLFDTIQTVFGAPINQKAFRNWKESFQAATRELQRIYGKEELNL